ACTTGGAAGCGACATTTTAATTGGAGGCCCCATCCAGCTATTGGTGCCTATGAAAGCCACcgaaatttaaaatattttgtacaTCAATCAATATCTTATTCATAAACTAATCACAAATTAAGGGGAAATTTAAAAGAACAAGACATAGTGAACAAAGCAACTCCTCAGCCACATTTCTTTATAGTTGAGACCGCATTTATGATAATGGGGGTGTACTATTTATCAGAAACTCGTTTAAAGATAATGATGATCAAATAAAACCAAACAACATCGTGAGAAGCATCTTAATCACAGCATCAATTATTTTAGAATGAAAATGAAGGAGTTAAATTCCAAAGCCACGtgcacaaaaatatttttcgataTCTCAATTGCACAACTTACGTGTCTAAGATTGGCAAAAGTATATATTAGTCTCTAAAGAACTATCGTGGTGCACTGTTGCCAATTTTAGAGATATAATTGATGCAATTGAGATGCCATTGAGATCTCAAAAACTATTTTAATGCACGCACCCAATTTCAGAGACCAGTTTAAAACTTACAAGCGcataaattatgaaaaaatgtACCTCCCACATATATAACATAATGTAGGAAGCTCAGGGCTAGTGGAACCAAATGAGCAACCAAATCCACTCACCATCAGCACTTGTGAGACTAATGTTACAAGCATCTGCTGCCTCAAGACATTTGATTTTGATTACTTCAACATTTAGACCTTGATCCCTCTGATTATTGCATGAGATAGAACCAATTCCAATCATGTTCAAGAATCCACTGCTTCTGTCACTAGGTTCTCCTGATATTGCTCTAATTGTCTGTTTCAACAATAAACAAAATCATATATCCTTGGCCCAATTTGGTTTATAAGTACTCAAGTAAAacaattagatttttaaaaattttgtgaaGCACTTATAGCTATCTAAGGAAAAAAAGAGTTATCAagtattttaattgtaattttttaaaaccCATAAATCCAGTattcaattttttcaaaaacttatttgatattttttttatttcgaAGACTTATAAgtttatgaataaaattttcTCATAAACTGGATAGTTTTTCCCCTTAAAATCTACTCGCAAGTTTTTTCAGATTTACTTGTGTTATTACTTAttactctttatttttcttttttaattgtaatttataAGATTAACAAACTAGATTTTTTTTGGGCCTAATAAATGGGCCAAAAACCGAAATAATGTTCGGGTTATAACATCTTTCCTTCATTAAACAAAACACATAAAAAAAAGGTAAGCACTTCTTAGAAGATAAAAAATTTCTCTTaccaaaaaaaaatgataaaaaaattctacCTTGGAAAACTTGGCAATCTGACTTGGAAGACCCACTTCCTGTAAGAGAATGCCCAATTGATACTATAATTAAGCACAAATCcaagacaagaaaaaaaaatttgaagcaCAAATCCTGACCAAAAATATCAAGATTAATTTTTACAACTATTTTGTAGTTGTCTTCTGTTAGTCTGTTACCTTTCGTCCATGATAACAAGCATCATTACTGTTCACGTACACCCTCGTGGCCCATCTGTTAaggtaaaagaaagaaaaagaaaaagaaaaagaaaattactgcTATGTATGTTACTATAACTAAACCTAATTAATTATTCTCAAACAAATACAATCATAATTCATTAGATAGtaaaattgaataataaaacaataaataatGCTAAGTAACTAtctttttttaactaatatcagtcaatttttttaaaattattttatttattttaaattttatatcctaaattataaattttaaattctaaattacaaatataaatattaaaactgactaatattaactaattaaaaattaattttttatattttttaaaattaataagatGTCTAGTATAATTAAGGCTCtgtttgaaaaagttttaaaaataatttttttgaacttttgatttacgaaaaatagtagtattatTTATTAATGTTTGGAgcaacttttaaaattaaactgTAGCTTTCTAAGAAACTATTTAAGATCTTATAGAAAAGTTAAAAAAACGATTTCTCTtataatactactactttttatcatatttctataaaataaacacttttaaaactaaaaatataaatacaaaataatttatttataagctacttttaatataatcatttattgtttaagctatttttttaaaaaaaatttaattaaattatttaccCAAACCAAACCTAagtcgttttttttttgttgagtGAACAATTCAGTTTTTAGTCTTTATTTATCCCTTAATTAGTTCCAAAATTTATAAATGATCTAgattattttctaaatttacaAAGAGCATATGTTAgtccttattatttcatactTTTACAGGTTAGAAACAAAAATTGATCTATCTGACAGTTTGTAAATTTAAAAGCTAAGAATCtaataaagaaaaatcagaaattaaaataaatatatatggaGCAATTTAGGATTTTGTAACTTTATTTTCACTACTTGAGGTGTGTGATGCATTCATACCACTAAGATGAATGTAGGTCCTTCAGTTCCCGAGGAGCTGTATTAGCTCAGCCACCACCACGTCAATGTTGCAATGACAAGTGACAACCATGCATGATTACATGCTGATTGGTGAAGCAATGAGGTttcaattttataatatttcattTCTTATCCCACTATTGCTGTTGGCTCTAGCCTTATCAAGAACATCAAGCCAATCCAATTCTGATTGTGAAACTACCACAACATTCGTTACTTTGAAGCAACACCCTATTTACCTTCTCCACTTTTCatgaaataataatatatttgagATTTAGCTCTGTGCCTTCAGAATACATATTAATGTATGTTATTAATTACGaaaatttacataaaaaagACACGGATTAGCTAAATCTTAATAATTATTAGGATTTagttcttttgtattttataatatttaaaaaaaaggatAACTGAGAGGCAGAAATTATTAAGAgacaaaaattaaaagttaaaaactaaattaaatttatatattatatttggtGAAAAGTATACATAATATGTCTCAGTAATTTATTTGATTTAGAGAGAGTAGATGCAGCAGTGAGGTGAAAAATTAAGAGTAAAAAGAGGTAAGTTGGAGAGGTGATGATGGTaaaaagagtaaaataaaaatttaaaaagttagatgatgatatttttaaaaataaatattattaaaattttaatatgtcTTTTTAGAAATTTCAATTGGTTCTGTTTCTACTTTTTGGATGTATAACtaaaattttgtatttcaaaattgaaattttaatctCATCTGATCATTAAATATAATACTGAGTCTAAATTCGAATATCTAGAAAAAATACAAATAGAAAAAGTACaaaatatttaagtttttaatatatttattttatatttattaaaaaattaaaatattctactaataaaaatatttttatgtgtCCTAATAGTACATGTTAGTTAAACcctaattattattcataacaTGAGTCActctaattgaaaaaaaaaattattaattcaatatatttaagatttttatatatttaatctaATGTTTATAATACAATACTTGTCATTGAAGTGGCAATAGAAAGAGTTGGAACATACGCACAAGATGTTGGGCGGTTCCAGACAAGTCCTGCAATCACCACTAGCTGCTATACATATAATAACAAAGATCTAGCGTTAACAATACATTGAATTAGTCAAGTGAACAATAATAGCTGatgtctttttctttctaattggGTTGTAGGTTGGTTGCATtgcttaaaaaatgttaaataacCATGTGTAGAAACAAAACCATTCTAAGGCCAATTTTCATATACCACTTTTGTATAAGTTGTCTGCATTGATTTTTGTCTGTAACTTTCACTAAACATGTGGGTACTAAGAAACTCAAATTAAAAGTGCATCTTCTGAAGGCtaattgtttaattttactGCTTAATATTATGTACCCAAAGAATAAGATATTAAAtcaatcattatatatatatagtttaactcatttttaatttgtatatattttaatatatattttatattggtaattaattgatttagtaatctcaattttttatgtatatataacatGATTGTATTTTATAAATACTACCTTTTTTTAGGGGGAAAAACTCACTAATGTGAATTTCATTAAGTTAAATCTTGGATGGTGAATTTTATTCAATTCAAACTGTAAACGAGTTACTTTTAATAAagctttttttattataataaaagataaaaaggaatccaagataattataaaaaagCTAATAAAACATGGAATTACTTagataaagatatcaaaaatatcttttttttaagatattttttaaaaattaaaatttatcatataattaattaaactgtgttattttttattaaaattagatcggataaatcaatttatccaaaaaattaataaatttaattttaaaccgttataaattaatattttttatgaaaaatactataatatatctattataaaaaataactaaaatattcctattatataaaaattctaaatcctaaccCAATGACAACAGACAAGAAAACTTCTAAATCCTAACCCAATGACAACagacaaagaaaaatgttagaatttagaatttttaaaattaatatatataataagagtattttagtcattttctataataggGGTActgtagttattttttataaaaaataatattaattcagaccgtttcaaaatttgattcaccacttttttgtcaaattaatttgtctgacctaattttaacaaaaataatacgatttaatcaattatatgtgataaatttcaattataaaaaaaatatcttaaaaaaaaacgTTTTACACGTCTCTATCGGAGTACCCGCATTAAATATATGAAAAACGGTAACGCTACATTATCCAAATTACGTtgtcttatttaatattcattaattgtcgacaattaatgaatgctaaacaaaataaattcgGGTTGTTTTTGGCTGATTTATTTTTGTTACCAAAGATTTCCGGCCAACGAATTAAACTGCTAGCTAAAAACATTGGTCAATATAAACTAAAATTACTACTACTCTTgaactaaaataaaaagataaaagagcagtcaccaaaaaaaaaaaaagataaaagagcAAGAATGAAAAGAGAACCGTACCTCGTCAAAGACACCGGCGGGACTGTCCTCATAGCTGGCTAGAAAGAAGCCGCCCAAAGTGTATCTGTATCAAGTAATAATCAATGCAACCTCTGTTTTATTTCAAAGTTTTAACATAATTTACAAGTCctatcaaaattcaaaagatttTAGAATGATTTTACAAAAAAGAATTGCTGCATTTATAATCTAAAGAGAGGAGATTACAATATTGGACCTACCCAAACGCTTCAACCAATTTGAATTCTTTCGGAATGTATCTTCTAGCTTTCTCTGCCTTCACAAGATGG
The Arachis stenosperma cultivar V10309 chromosome 7, arast.V10309.gnm1.PFL2, whole genome shotgun sequence genome window above contains:
- the LOC130941368 gene encoding protein NEOXANTHIN-DEFICIENT 1 isoform X2, with amino-acid sequence MEAVEAKSSSSSGYGKPPWVFRGSALYQLHLVKAEKARRYIPKEFKLVEAFGYTLGGFFLASYEDSPAGVFDEQLVVIAGLVWNRPTSCAWATRVYVNSNDACYHGRKEVGLPSQIAKFSKTIRAISGEPSDRSSGFLNMIGIGSISCNNQRDQGLNVEVIKIKCLEAADACNISLTSADGTNSWMGPPIKMSLPSFSGGTEYNPNLLKYSCRIECRVQAVQPLKVSGAIPSTSTNDEREQHNSDVAENHESFSTYVMLSKPILALKFNQMKMHVEAPVVLSQFSSSIETTASSLP
- the LOC130941368 gene encoding protein NEOXANTHIN-DEFICIENT 1 isoform X1, whose amino-acid sequence is MEAVEAKSSSSSGYGKPPWVFRGSALYQLHLVKAEKARRYIPKEFKLVEAFGYTLGGFFLASYEDSPAGVFDELVVIAGLVWNRPTSCAWATRVYVNSNDACYHGRKEVGLPSQIAKFSKTIRAISGEPSDRSSGFLNMIGIGSISCNNQRDQGLNVEVIKIKCLEAADACNISLTSADGTNSWMGPPIKMSLPSFSGGTEYNPNLLKYSCRIECRVQAVQPLKVSGAIPSTSTNDEREQHNSDVAENHESFSTYVMLSKPILALKFNQMKMHVEAPVVLSQFSSSIETTASSLP